The following nucleotide sequence is from Anguilla rostrata isolate EN2019 chromosome 3, ASM1855537v3, whole genome shotgun sequence.
CCATATTTTGAATCAAGCCTTTATTGCCTAGTTTAATACAAGTCATACCATGATAGGTACATGATTGCCCTGATGGAAAATATGAGGTGGACTTAGTGTTGAATCCTGCGAATAGACTGGACCTGATTGGTGTGAGCCTGCGTGCTGTACTCCATGTAGTTTCTGTACTCCCCTTGGTGTCTGTCTCTTTCCAGGATATACTGGTATCCACGGTAACCGGGGAACTGATAGGCCACCCAgctgcaaagagagagaggacatatTCTCTCAGAAATCCACAGATAAACAGGAGTTGTGTGGCTCTGACATTCTTCTATCAGGAGGCTTTGTGTAAATCAGAAATCCATCAATGAGCAGGGCTTCTGTCACCCAAAAATCAACCAGTCAATAGGATTTGTGTGATGACGTCGCTCCTTAGAAGGAGACTACATACATTCTAGAACTGCTTCCTTATCCTGAAATCCCAGCCAAAAAAGACTAACAGAGTAAAGACAAGACAAGCCATGCCATCGCGTTCTACTAATTCTGCAATATGATAAACCTGACTGGTAGATCACAAGGGCCCTGgacaaatcaaatgtttttctctgatACATTGACCtaaatgcagtacatttttatgtaagATTGCAAGATTTCAGAGCTCAATATGTTAACACAAATGAAGAACATATTGAGTGAATTGCTATGTTCCTCATGTGAGTtcaaacctcaggtttaaacccctagaacacagaactgcattacaactggaacagaaTCTGTGCAATAAAGATTAGCTTTTCCAGTTGTAATATAGTTCTGTTGGATGGGGGTTTAAACACCAGCTAAGTGTGCTACAGTTGATCCAGTGATGTTATACAGCCAATATATTATTCAATAATAGAATGCCTGTACTTGGCACCCATTgatgtttaaaatatgaaacaacCAAAAGAAGTCCTCAGCAGGCCTTCAAGATGGATGTTAAACTTACGCTCCtgaattgatttttattgaagGAACTTCTTTGTTACACCAGCCCATAGCCTGCAAGGAGGGGTAGTCATCGCACATTTCAAACTTTCGTCCCTGGAAGTCTTGGCACTCATATAAAGTCACCTTACTgtcactgtgtttctgtggggaaagaaGTTCTTGGGTCAGAAGACATAGTCACACATTGTCACTGCAGCAATGTTTGAGTATGCGCAAATTTTGCATGTCAATCAAAGCCTTAAACAGACGTGTATATTCATATTCGTGAGAGTACTATGTAACTTGGAAATAACCCATATCTTTTTTGAAGGTAAtctacaaacatatttttttattgaaaagaaGAGTATGTGGACATATAAAAAGCCATGGGAATTTTGGGATTATTAGTACCATAAATAGGCAGAACATAGACATAGCATTGTGTTGCATCTTTTTAAATAAGAACATCAGTAAAGTAAACTTCTTAGTAACAGGGTTGACCAACTGTCAGCATCTCCCTCGCCTGTCCTTGCCAGTTAATATGCATTTGGTCATGGTTTGTCACAATaacaaggttttgtttttcatggccACTTACAGCACATTTGACGGGTCTGAAGGAGAGTAAGTGCTCAGTTCTGTAGCCGCTGTTCCCACTCCAGGCCTCAAAGCAAGGATAGTCTCCCTTCTCCAACATAAACTGTTGTCCCTGGAATTCAGGATACTCATACCCCACCCAActgaaagtgagtgtgtgtgtgagagatagagagagagagagagagagaggttcttagCATGACCATTATGAATGAGGACAGGCATGGAACTCCTTATAATTTTTGACCCGGTCTGTAGCATTAtgcagcgagagagacagattgAGCGAGTTGGAGTAAAAGAGGGAGACATGTCGAGAGAAGGTAGACAATAGAATGAAAATCCCTCCAGTGAGGAATACAATGGTACAAGCAAGCGCAGTGCACACTGCCTTTCACTTCTCTGTACTATTCAACTATCCAAATTATCTATGTCTCACTGTGGGCCTTTTCAGACTACTGGGGCCCATTAAACTTCCATGGGATTCTATTTACACCTCCAGGGGCTTCTGTGTCTGTTCCTAGTTCtcagtgggagaaaaaaaaatctaacgaAAGAATGGCACAATCACCAGCCCTTAACTTAACAGCATTGTTCCCATTAAAACAGTAGTTGACTTTAACACTACAGTAGCACATGTCTTCATTAATAACAATTAATAGCAATGAATAGCATCTGTAACTATCAATACTATTCGATTAGAGCTGTACAATAAGAATTATTTGTGTTTCCTGCATGTAATCTTTCTCAGAAATTGTATGAAAATGACTTGAAGAGTTACCCAAAGACACTGATCAACGATGACAAacgaaacatttttaaattgtattaagATATGCATTTGGGAAAAGCATGCTGGTACAGCAAAAATTTTCTGCTGTACTCAAAATAGGGCACTGCATATAATTTGCTTCCACAGGCTCCTGGTCACTAGTCTGCAATCAAAGCCCCAGACAGCTACCCCACCACCTTAAAATGGATAGAATGGACTTACGGGCCGTTCTCCACCTTGATGGAGCGTATCTTTCGGAAGCCCCTCTCCATGATGTTCTGACACTCCAGTATGAACTCGCAGCGCTTGCCCTGGAAGTTCTCCTCCTCCCAGACAGTTATCCTGAACTGCCCCATCTGCTCCATCTGCTGTGGGTTCATGGTTGCGGCTGCCACCGTTCTggctcctgagtgtgtgtgtgtgtgtgtatgaagggggggtggaggatgaGTGGGATGGAAAAAACGCTGAGGATCATTCACTCAAACATGTTTGATGGGCATGCATAGTAAAGATTGATTCCTGGGCACGGGGAGCGCCCAATTGCATTACTGGACCAGGCGTCCACGTCCAATTATCTGCAAGAAATGAGTGGTTTCCTGGCTTTGATGTGATGTCTTGCTTTCATACTCAGTGCTCAGAAATTAGCTGTTGACATTTTACTGCGGCAGTGCGATACTTACGTACTGAAGTGGGACAGATCCAGTGAAATCAATGTCAGGGACCGGCAACTTGCCAGAACCTTTATAGCGCCGGGCCCCCCATTTAGTGCAGAACTTGCACAACCTCTGCAAACTCAGCAGCGACCTGCTGAAAGGGTGCATTAGGCTGCCCCATTGTGGGCTGGATTAGTTACACTGACTCATCAAAACAGCGCGCGGAGCCCTGCACTTGACTGACAGCAGCCCACAATGCCAGGCGGACTGACACAACTGTTTGATTGGCGCGCGTGGACAAAGGTGGCATTCCGTCAGATTAACCTCAGAGGCAGCCTTGAGGGTGGCCGCTTGGTGGGGCAGCCACAGCAAAACATTTCCCAGTCCTCACCTATGGGAGGTGTCACCGTAAATGTGATCAGGGAATCTGCCAAAAATGGCCCAAATTTGTCTGTGGCCACCAAGGAATTGATGGACACGTATACAAAAGTGGACGTACTCCTATCGGATATTTCTGGACAAGGCttgattaaaaacagaaaaatgctagcataaaatattaaacatttaagtttaaactgcattttaaaatcggTTCTCTTGTTGACCCACAGAAGTCCTTGTGTTCTCTCTTGATGTCGTTTTCATATGTTGCTCTGTATGCTTATTTACACCCCCCTGAAATTCTGCACCCCCAGATTGATTGGCtgtttacatgcacatgcacgttCTTAGAGACAAGTCTAGAACTGCTGGGGTCTCAGTCTTCAATTCAGATCTTTCTATGGCTCCCGCCTTTGCTTGCCGTTGAAACCACCAGTGGATCCCTTTGTCTCgttgtgctgtgtttgtatttatgttgtATTGTTATGTGTTTTAGCTATCCATGGAAAATTTGAGCCTTTCACCTTTTGTGTGGGAGTGTGAACATGCGTGTTGGAGCAGGGTGGTGTTgtagatttttcattttcctaaaaatatacattgtcCTCTTAGACTGTAGTGGATGGAAATTCGACAtggttgccggttcaaatcaTGGATGGGCCAACAGTAAacatccagcagtataaatgggtGTGAAATCTAAGCTGGATATGCATATCTGATaatcaaatgaataatatatcaTATATCAATTGCCTGCATTGTGAGATGTTACAATGCTGCAGACTCAATACAACATGTAAGGAGTTTTGTTGCTTTAGTAGTAGTATAACAAATTATGTTATATTAGTGGTGTGAGACTTTATTCATTTAGCCATTTTtgacaacaaaaatgattttctttcgTTCATGGCAAAATCTGTTGACTCTTAGCATGAAATCACAATATCAATCGTAATACCTGTCTCAAGCACCATCTTGTGGTGTGAGAGTTTACTGCAATGGCTGTTGAAAATGGATCAAGCATTGGgcaatgttttgtatttaactTAATTTCTGACTCAGTTCAGGCAAATTTTTttatcagctttttttttcatttgatatttctgtttggtttagttttttccttttcttgtttACTCAGATTGCACGAATAAAGCATGAGGCTTGGTTTGGGCCTTCAAAAACGATCCACAGCCAAGCAGAAACTGTCACATTTTCAGGCAAAGCAACTGGAAAAGCGAGCAGGCTGCCTTCAGGCCTCCAGCAGGGTGCCGGCGTGTTTGCCCTGGGTTGGGGTGAttaagtttgtgtttttgtttgcctGGCCTGtcagctgtgctgttgtgtgctATTGAAGTTTTGAGGAACACCACCCTCTTCAGACTTCACACAATGCATTGTGTGAAAGGGTGACGTGTAGCTTGGCGATGCTCGTTTCTCCAGCGACATGTTATTTATGTCCGTCACACAGAGGGGCTGGGAGAAAAGAATATCAGAAACCAGGCACAGGGAGGGTTGACGTGCTGAGTAGTGTGGGTGGGTATGTTAGAGTCAGACTAAAGTGACTTGACTCCATCTGTAGTAAGAAACCGTTGACACTTATTATGCTCCCTGTGTTATTAATTTAATGcatgaatacatattttcaacCGTTTCTTCTTTGACCATCTCTGGCCACTCGCTGTTTGAACagttgtctgtctgtgcttaGAGGAAGCTGCCTGTGTGGGTTCTCTCTGTACCGTATGTCTGTGCCAGCGTGGGTTGACCTATATGACGAGATGGCAGGGTGCGGCTTTATCGTGTTCACCTGGTGTTCTCGGTTATCCCATTCAAATGATTGGATTTCTCAACAACGTGTGAACTTCTCATTTCACTTGGAAATTCTGCTATCCTCATTTACATCCTACATTAACAGAACCTTCGGAAAGCTCACAGCTCTACTTTGAATTCTTATCGTTGCTTCACAGACATTACAACAGGTTCTAATTCTTCATTTCCGTGTTCACTAGTTTTTGTACGTCCAAATGAATGTTCTCTCATTTACCTCACTTTAATATTATTGTTCAAATTCcacaataatattattttttaatgtacaagAGTACCATCAACCGTTCCATCTGCAGTTGTGTCTATTCAGGGCTGAGTTGAACAACTGACTGTGCCATTAAGGTGTGCTGTTTTCATGTTGGTTGTGGGAACAGCTGGTTGGGGTTGTCCCTGCTGAAAGCAGTGTAAACAGCAGCTGTCAGCAGCCAGAGCAAACATATCAGCCTGCTCACTTTACTAACACTTTAACAAGCCTCTATCTCTCTGTTCATCACACAAATTATTGTCCTATGGATTTAAACCATGAAGTCTgcgtatgtacgtgtgtatttgtgcttgtaggtgtgtctgtgtgtttctgtgagagtgagagtgtgtatgtatttgtgggtgtgtcagagagtgtgtgtatatgcttgttcgtgtgtgtgtgtgtgtgtgtgtgttgtcccaCTGCTTTCAGCAGGGACAACCCCAACCAGCTGTTCCCATAACCAACATAAAAACAGCACACTTTAATGCCACAGTCAGTTGTTTAACTCAGCCTTGAATGTTCTtgagggtgaaagagagagaatgtgtttgtgggtgtgtgtgagtatattttacgtgtgagagagacagagagagtgtgtgcttctgtgtttgtgtgtctgcgtttATTTGTGCATTAGGCATGCTTGCTGTCAAACGCCAAAGCCTCCATGGTAACGGGGGTCACTGCCTTCTTCACTGAAATACTTTCTCTGAAATGTTAGTACAGTATATCATCAGGGAGCTATCCACACGACTTCTATGatcagtttttccacatttaccTAATTACATGACCATTAGAAACCCAAAAAAGACTACACGAAGacagctttttattttcttattttcactATGGCATTTTctactattttttatttgatacttCAAATGTCTGTAGCATGTTTGATCAGGACACTAAGAGACACTACTGTGTTACAGACTCCTGCATAGATAACAAACAGCTAGCTCTGTTTTACTTGTAAATTTCCTATCTAGCTCTGGGTCTGACTTCTTATCTTGTCAAatacaaatgtactgtattactGTATGGATCTGCCAACAGTTTCAGGCAAAACACTACACACGCCACTGTTTCTCTGATAAGAAAACAACAGTGTATTTTCTCTGGTTTAATGCAGTCCTACCATGTTTGTAGGGTGCTAAGTGTATTTGTTGCGGAACGGAATTACATTATTTGGGTCATTGTATTTGAACAAGCACGTGTTTCTCCAACAGGGCACATTTGGAGGCTGCGTTGCCGTTTTCCGGTAGGGGAGGTGATGTTTGAATAGCCAGTGAATAGACGGCAAAACGACTCGTTCCACATGTTTGCTGCTGCCATGGAAACTAAGCCCATGAAGGACAAATTTGAATGAGTGATGACGGCTTAGGCAGGTAACATCTGCTCCCTGGAACATTCACGTCGTTGCGCGACGCAAAGGTGAGGATTCACCTGAGGACAAAACGAGTGCTCCAGGTGCCCCTCTTTTTCCTGCCACAGTAGCAGATACTGCACAATAAGCAACATGCGCTCAACCCTGAggcatttgcatatttcattaAGGACCCTTTTTACAATTGTCTGAAACAGAGCCCAGCCAGAGGGTAGCGATTATCGCATTATTGTCTTTATTTAATTGAACCAGCAGTCTGCTGTTACCACAGCCAAGAGAACCTGGACTGTAGCAGACATGTAGGAGGGAAACACGTCAAAGAACCAACTCCCACCGTACTCACATCATATCGGATGGCCATTTAAAATCAAAGAGCTGTCAGAATAATAGCTTTTCTTTCCCATGAACAGATAGTAGAAACAATAACATTCAGAAATGGCACAAATCATATTTGgcataaataaagattttgttATGTTTGCTAAGTATGTTAGTCATATGTATGTGTCACCCTTCAGTAAGACTGTTCATTTAACAAGGCCACACTCACTACACTCACataacatataaaatgtattagttACACCATTCATTACAAGGTAAAGAAAACAATATGAAAGAAAACGAAGAATGAGTTATGAGGcatgaaacaaaatgttacAGCAATTCGACCAAGTGGTTTAAGCTGGGGAAACAGTAAAAACAGGGGTTTtgccattcataaaaaaatatctgcatgGTAGAATTTAGTGGAAGGCTTTCACCAGTAATTCATAAAATTTATATCTGGAAAAATCATATAtagcataattttttttttgtttcacataaGTTTTAATGCAGCTGGACAATGCTGTGCAGAAAGACCTTCAAATGTCATAGAGGATACAGCGCAATAGAACATGGTCTTCTGTTTTTACAAAACATCTTTACCAAGAGCACAAAACTGTTGATCAGTAGTTGCATTGTTTGAACACAACACTTTTTGCTTTAATATTAGTTAATCTACCATTTCCTTGTTTGGCCACTAATATTGTAAGTCAGTATCCTTCAGTTTACATTTCGGAAGAATAATAAAGAAGAATGGTTTCTGAGGCATGGGAGAATATTGTGTTGGCAGTTAGAAATGTGACCAGGATACAGGCTGTGTATCTTTGTTTTCTCTAATTCCTGTGTGAAAATCAAATATATAGGGGCATAGTCAAACAGACAGGTGGGACTCAAATCATTAAACAAAGACCCTGTCCATTACATTTTCCATGCATTGTATGGAAACGtgaatcaaacaattcaaatggAAAAATTACAGTTGCGCTTGTAATAATATACTCAGTTCTTAATACTACTTCCCAGCATCTGTGGATTCATACTGGAAAAACTAGTCTTTTGTGTATGCAAATGTGGGCTAACTGATGTCACctatttaaataatgcagtCACACGACAGAAGGCCAGTCACACTCTTTCCCATTCAacattaaatgatttatttctaTTTGTTCGATGACCAAGTGTTATCAACTAATTTTGTTGGACAGGACATGAAAAAGCTCATTTTGACTAAACAATGATGTGTGTTGttacacaataaaaaacaaaagagagacATCATACATGTTTGTCATGGGAgtgttttgttcatttgcagAGTTAGGGTTTTTCCCTGATACATtgggaaataaatatgcatatgaaaatgtatcatttgAAACCAATAAGAAATAGGGCCCTGAAAGGATTATAGCAAAGCATTTTTaatacacatagacacaaaaataaaaaaatccaaaaaaggggggggggggggggttaaatgtGATCTGCTTTATTTGATGGGAAAGGAGCTGCCATGTGCTGCTGTAGGCTTTTATTCAATTCATAGTGTGAGTAAGGTCACCTTTAGCCCTGACAGAGCAGAACAGTTGTAAAGCTAATGGACAAGGACAGCAGATGTCATTGTCAGTCCATGAACGCTAAAgtgtgattaattaattaatcaagcATATCTTATCTGCTTGCATCCTTCAAACACTGTGGCAAGATTCAAAAAGATAATAAGCTCACAGTTAATAGTCAATATTTAATGTATAATAGCATAAATAGATAACATTAATTCgcaaattatatattatattctgCTTTCTATTGATTAATTTAAAGGATCCATGGACCGTGGAACGGCACAGTCTAAAGATGGCTTGCTCTGAGTAGGAGACATTACTTTTCAAACACCCCACCTTGTTATCTGTGTTTAATGTGTCGCTTTACAACAGTAATGCCCTATTGTGTGCAGGTGCTGATCTTTGTTCATGACCAAGCATGTCATATTTAAGGATCTATGTTCTCATAGCAACGCAGGTCCACCATTTTAGCACATGAAAGCAAATTCAGTGTATGCCTTTACAAATAAAGGAAAGCCTTTGTCTTAGCACCAGAGTATTAATTAAGAGAACAATGGCTGTTTTCCTCCTGACACAAGCATATGCTTAAATGCCATACAGTACTGAACACCTTCCATGATTTTCAAGTGATACCATTGCTGAAATTGGATGCACAAGCTTGGAAGAAAAGGCTAGAAAGAAtgatgaactttaaaaaaaagtttaaattgaAATTACTTGAGATCACTGTGCTAGTGTTACCATTAGCACactatattgtttttttacatcacGTGTGCGCTAAATGGCAGCTGTAATGAGGTGTACTCCTCATGTGAATGAGAGGGTTCCAGGCAAAGGAGTGTAATGTCCTTTTTATCTCATATAAAAGTCTGTCCTGCTTATATTTTTCATACTAATCCCCACACGATAGACTCACTATGTCTGGGTCGCTGTTATGGAatataataaaagaaagaaggaaatatataaataacttCTGAAATACCCACTTAAATTTAGAAAACTCGTGCAACtgtttgaaattgattttacaTAACAGGGTTTTATTAGAATATTATAACAAAATCAAGTAAAGTAACTACACAAATAGCAACATATGCTATGAATTCTTTTTCCAACAGCTTCCAACAAATGAATTGCCTCATAGGTACGTTAACATATAGGCTAATGCACACAATATAAACTGACTTTATCTTAATTGAggatttttatattgtttattttgtttttagaacTTTCCATTATTTCCGTTTTCAGATATGAAGCAAATCTGTACCTGCTTAACGCGAGCCGAACGAACAAAACTTCATCTTCAGGTATTGTACGTGAGGCTCAACGTGAGgcaagcacagaaaaaaaacggaaGTTTCAGAGTTCCAAATAGGCTATCATGTTGTACTCTTCTTGTATCACTGTACTGCGGCGCCAGGAAAGCTTGTTGCAGTAGGCTGTAGCCCATTCGAAATAATGTATCGCTGTCTATATTGGATCCTTGATGCGCTCCATCCAGACTTAcctaaaacagaatgaaaaggaAGTTCAGTTCACAGCCTATGTCATGTCACAGTGTGGTCGTAATAATCAACACTAATTGTTTAATAGTATAAGCAATAGAAGGGAAGATTAGTACAGTCCGAGAAAACGTACCTGTGGTGGCTTTTTGGTAAGTGTTAAATAAGACGATGAAGAAGATGTCCACAGGTTAGGAGACACTTCGCCTTTCCGTCCACGTTTATCTTTAGATGAAATGAACCTGCGCGGCCAATGGTGTGTTTTTATACCTGGGGTATAAATAGCTGCCGttccatttatcttttttttaagatagGCTTTAAAGATAGAGGATCCTCTAGCGTACACCTGTCGCCCGGTGCATTTTCTCTGAACCAATATTGACACAGGAtccgggggggtgggcggtCGTGTTTCAGCCTTGCGTCTACGTACAAACTATTAGCGTCTTCAGAATTGGTGGAAGTGACCGTTCATGGGATTGGCTCACTAACCGCTTCAGAAAGTAAAGTGGAGAATATGAGAGTTGAGTGGTAGATTAGATAACCATACGTCTAATAGCGAAAGAAAAAACGTGTTCAGTCTTTCCACTACACCCTCTACCTCATTTACACAAAGATTTCCATATGGCTTGCAAATGAGACGCTTTCCTGGTAGATGACCGTAAGTCAACCAAAAAGGTTACATTACGGTTCGGGTTAGCCATGCTTCTTATATCATTATGTATTGCAGGCAACAAAGTGTAAACTTTACATGATAGAATACCGCTGTATTTTGGTCCAGATATTTTCTCTGTGAATGATCTTGGAAATACACTGAAGCTCGGATGAACCAACACAATTAGGTCGATATGACGCAGCAAAATCCCTTTCTAGCTAAACATCCCCATCACTTCTGTTCCTGTAGTAAATTACAGGCATATCTGACCTACGCTCCCCCATGTGGTGTAATTGTTACATTGCATTAGGCCGGCAAATATAAATGAGATCCCTACAAAAATATTGCTGGACTCCGGTTTGTCTATGAGCACACTGGTTAAAATACGTTCAAATGTTTATTGGTGCGATcggagagatgagagaaataGCTAACAGTTTCTCTATTTGgttcaattctgaaaatattaatagagctatattaatctttttttatacaaacaacCTGCATCCCTTGACTATGAttagataaaataataaaatttcaaGGATATAGACCATTCACTCGAAAGAGTGTGTAGTAGCAGAGTGTGCTACTACTTGTATGCCACCAATGACAGAATATAGTTAGCCTAAGGTAGAGTGTTTTTAATAGACTCCACCATGACACCTACATGCAATACAATGCACATGATAGTCTACACTGACAAAATACAaagacatacaaacacgcagCTACACAATGCAGAATAGATAGCTAAAACAATCAACAGTCATCTGTAATGATTAATAGAAAGAGAACCACTGACAGGTGTCCACAGAGAGGTCTTTGATAtgttggaaaaaagaaaactgaaattaacagcttgttgtCAGTAGGCTACTGATTAaccaattgattggatttgttcaactcagaccggattttcataaatatatttaggcTAACAGAATTTAACATCAGTGAAAACTAGCTTAGCATATCTTTACATGGAGACATTTGACATcgactgatacagctgtttggatcaaAAAGCAATGATATTTGACGGGAACCTGAGAATAATGGACAGTCTTGTGATGGATTGTCACCAATATAGGTAGgccatgaaaaacaaatgtagtcaataaataaattagactGTTTGTATACTGCAACATAAAATTGTATTGAATTATCTTATGTATGAACTCTTAAGGCTATAGAGACTGGTGTAGGGGAGCGTCGTTATAAATGTAATGGTATCATATATGTAACAGTCAATAACCTTTTGTAAACTGCTGCtacagtagccatttcaggtttgtagaCACACAAATTCACTCTACTGTTTGCCAAAAGAACTGAGCAACTGAATAGCATTTGtgggaaatatgtttttaactgtatttgagtaagtgaaaaaaagaaagtaaagtaGTTTGAGTCAATTTTAGCTGGTATTGTTTGCTAACTGACCGATCAAACAATGTTCCAGATGCactaaaaacagacagaacctgatctaaaaacaaacccagacatttattaatctaaatgaCAAAGTAAggcacaaactaaaacaaacaaaaacacacaaagttcacaaaaccaaaGATCTCCACACAagccccaaaagaaaatctcccctgcctcatactactgggcttatattgggccacaggaaggtggaggcaatcaggcaattaggtaattaagcaactagCTCCatctgcactacccaggcaagcagaggcaggggacgtaacacaGCTGTTACAATTATGCTGCCTCTCAGTTGCTTTAACAAACAATatgcttttttgctgttatatgtttacagaatgccatccTAAGAGAAAACGTGCAGTTTGGTTCCCCAGGAGGTCAAAGAGAgagcttcagatttggagatttgggacactagatggtgttgaaaaccatctacacatagtgtccttttggggagaCCTTTAATATTTGTTAAAGAAATGAAGTGTACTCATCATCATGTTTGAGTTTTTAATTTAGATaggtgtttaatgttaaatgtgttcagctaatttgcttgctgcgtTGACATAGCATCATTGTCTGGATGCTCCAAAGTGATTAATGTAAAAGaacctggtcacaggcatttacaATAAGCATACACTAGATTGGTCAGTGTGGTTGGCTACTttctttgtaaaagcttacctgggtgttatgaaacaaacagaagcagCTTTCCTCATCAATTTGGACATTACAACAACTTACTTCATGGTAAGTCACGAGGTTGCTTGTGTGTTAATGTTTGCTCAGACCTTTTTCAAGAATAAACCCCTGTGCTTCATAATCTGGCTGGTCTGATGTTAGTGTTGGAAATctgtttccttgattaacattagtatgttGATGGGTTCTGCGTTTTTCTCCTCTGGAGGTAGTTAGGCCCCTGTGTATTG
It contains:
- the LOC135250854 gene encoding beta-crystallin A2-like; protein product: MNPQQMEQMGQFRITVWEEENFQGKRCEFILECQNIMERGFRKIRSIKVENGPWVGYEYPEFQGQQFMLEKGDYPCFEAWSGNSGYRTEHLLSFRPVKCAKHSDSKVTLYECQDFQGRKFEMCDDYPSLQAMGWCNKEVPSIKINSGAWVAYQFPGYRGYQYILERDRHQGEYRNYMEYSTQAHTNQVQSIRRIQH